The genomic stretch CGGCCGAGACAACTCGGGTGCGCCATCCATCCGTGGTGGCGCGGGAGGCTGCATGTGGTGCAGAGACTACCAAGAACGTCTGCCGATGCAATTCAGGCGGCCGGTTCGTAGTATCTCTGCATGAAGGCCGATCACTTCGAGCAAGCACTTCGCGACTTCCGAAGCCGCCAGCCGTTCGAGCCGTTCTACATCGAGCTCACGAGCGGAAAGATCATCAGGATTTTGCATCCTGAAGCCCTCGCCAGCCAGAACGGGCAAGCGGCACACGTTGCGACCGACGCAGCGGTCACGATCTTCGATCACGAAGGCGTGGCTCGCCTGTTCTACGAAAAGCGAGAGGTTGCCGAGTCGAATTCCTGAGTTCGGCGAGCGAGCCTTAGCCCACCAGGCACACGACGAAGCTTCTGCCAGAGACTCAGCCGCCGTCGCTCGGTGAAGACGTCGAAGTCGGCGGCTTCGATGGCGTCCAGAATCCCGCCGTAGACGACGGCCATGATGGCGGCGGTTTGGCGGGTGCCGTCGAGCGGGATGTAGCCGAGCCCGGCAAAACCCTCGCCGTACAGAGACCTCGCCCGGCCGACCTGGAAGCTGCAGAAACGTCGCCATTCGTCGTTGACAGCTCGGCCATGGCTGAACGCGTCGACGTCGTTTTCCGTGATGCCGAATCGCAGCAGTTCGTCCGCCGGAAGATAGAGCCGGCCGCGGCGCCAGTCCTCTTTGACGTCGCGCAAGATGTTTGTCAGCTGCATCGCGTTGCCCATCGCAATCGCGTGCTGCTTGGCCGCCGGATCGGTGACGCCGAAGACGCCGCACATCATCAGGCCGACCACGCCCGCGACGAGGTAGCAGTACTGCTCCAGCGTCGGCCAGTCCGCGTAGCGGCTCACCGTCAGGTCGGTTTCCACGCCCGCCGCCAGATCGTCGAACAGCGTCCGGGCGATGTCGCAGGTTGACAGCGTCTGCCGGGCGGCTTCAGCGACAGGGTCGTCCAACGGCTTGTCGTCGTACACGCCGTCGAGCAACCGGCCAAAGTCGGCGACGGCTCCGCATGCGGCGCCGACGTCCGGGGC from Planctomycetota bacterium encodes the following:
- a CDS encoding phytoene/squalene synthase family protein, producing MSSASASDPYAAVRAVCRHHAKSFYFASHFLPKDKRRHAYAVYALCRRLDDAVDEAPDVGAACGAVADFGRLLDGVYDDKPLDDPVAEAARQTLSTCDIARTLFDDLAAGVETDLTVSRYADWPTLEQYCYLVAGVVGLMMCGVFGVTDPAAKQHAIAMGNAMQLTNILRDVKEDWRRGRLYLPADELLRFGITENDVDAFSHGRAVNDEWRRFCSFQVGRARSLYGEGFAGLGYIPLDGTRQTAAIMAVVYGGILDAIEAADFDVFTERRRLSLWQKLRRVPGGLRLARRTQEFDSATSRFS